Proteins found in one Pseudomonas frederiksbergensis genomic segment:
- the tssA gene encoding type VI secretion system protein TssA yields MSYSCQLSTYYLELATSAICPQQFAGEDVRFSSEFEALESELAKASSMHESGQIDWLKISENSENLLRTQSKDLRVAAWLTWALYQRESFPGLLAGCALLQHLCEQHWAQIHPAKLRTRAAAIGWLVPRLEHILSEHIAIKEQLPLFRRLVGHLEGLDAALTEHLGSDAPMLLPLCRRLSSMVQRAADNQAEPGVVGAAMAQIKQAATQLFSADAPIDNEKEAHKALRAQQESARPLCAWWLKQKATDLRALRLNRTLLWLPIDAVPERNAEQITVLRGLPADKLKVYQDRYNQAQYADLLVELEASLAKAPFWFDGQRMVWECLQGLDAEMAMREVEIHFALLVQRLPGIIELRFHDGAPFADPATRAWISANVMPHLQSASAPRKVEVADTQSAWELALKEVMPILRKDGLKAAVQVLKQGLQAAQGGRVRFFWQFALARLCFMAKKYELAKTQLETLDQTLQDSGLNVWEPDLVLEVLHLLHSCCELLPQNHSVRERKEEIYRRLCHLDLEVVLE; encoded by the coding sequence GTGTCCTATTCATGCCAGCTATCGACTTACTACCTTGAGCTCGCGACGTCTGCTATTTGCCCGCAGCAGTTTGCAGGTGAGGACGTTCGATTTTCGAGCGAGTTCGAAGCGCTGGAAAGTGAGCTGGCGAAAGCCTCGTCCATGCATGAAAGCGGTCAGATCGACTGGCTGAAAATCAGTGAAAACAGCGAAAACCTGCTGCGAACCCAATCCAAGGATTTGCGGGTTGCGGCCTGGTTGACCTGGGCGTTGTATCAGCGTGAATCCTTTCCGGGTCTTCTGGCTGGCTGTGCTCTTCTGCAGCATCTGTGCGAGCAGCATTGGGCACAAATTCACCCGGCAAAGCTGCGTACCCGGGCTGCTGCCATCGGCTGGTTGGTGCCTCGTCTTGAGCACATACTGAGCGAGCACATCGCGATCAAGGAGCAGTTGCCGTTGTTTCGGCGTTTGGTGGGACATCTGGAAGGGCTCGATGCGGCACTTACCGAACATCTAGGTAGTGATGCGCCAATGCTGTTGCCGCTTTGCCGGCGCTTGAGCAGCATGGTGCAGCGCGCTGCCGACAACCAGGCAGAACCCGGTGTGGTGGGTGCGGCCATGGCGCAGATCAAACAAGCCGCCACGCAATTATTCAGCGCTGACGCCCCTATCGACAACGAAAAGGAAGCCCACAAGGCCCTGCGCGCTCAACAAGAGAGCGCGCGACCGTTGTGTGCCTGGTGGCTCAAACAGAAAGCCACCGATCTGCGCGCCTTGCGCCTCAACCGCACGTTGCTGTGGTTACCCATCGACGCCGTCCCCGAGCGCAATGCCGAACAAATCACCGTGCTGCGCGGCTTGCCGGCAGACAAGCTCAAGGTCTATCAGGACCGTTACAACCAAGCCCAATACGCCGATCTGCTGGTGGAGCTGGAGGCGAGTCTGGCGAAGGCACCGTTCTGGTTCGATGGCCAGAGAATGGTCTGGGAGTGCCTTCAAGGGCTGGACGCCGAAATGGCAATGCGCGAAGTGGAAATCCACTTCGCGCTTTTGGTTCAGCGTCTGCCTGGCATCATCGAATTGCGTTTCCATGACGGCGCGCCGTTCGCCGATCCGGCCACCCGCGCCTGGATCAGCGCCAACGTCATGCCGCACCTGCAAAGCGCCAGTGCGCCGCGTAAGGTCGAAGTCGCCGACACTCAGTCGGCCTGGGAGCTGGCGCTGAAAGAGGTCATGCCGATTCTGCGCAAGGACGGCCTTAAGGCCGCCGTGCAGGTTCTCAAGCAGGGCTTGCAAGCCGCACAGGGCGGACGCGTACGTTTCTTCTGGCAGTTCGCTTTGGCTCGACTGTGCTTCATGGCCAAAAAGTACGAACTTGCCAAGACCCAATTAGAAACACTCGACCAAACATTACAGGACTCAGGCCTGAACGTCTGGGAGCCCGATCTTGTGCTGGAAGTGCTGCATTTACTGCATAGCTGTTGCGAGTTGTTACCGCAGAACCATTCCGTACGTGAACGCAAGGAAGAGATTTATCGCAGGCTGTGCCACCTCGACCTCGAAGTGGTACTCGAATAG
- a CDS encoding lipase family protein: MSLAPLKDSDKPSFDGRIHTCPLRGHSTSFQLVDELGDGKPYAGLAYVVTDYEDVVYTGKLDATGSGKVDNHYCGPVVLKLNQPYEGQDKTYVRLKERKHYPLPITELQVRAERTRFRHKSGVRTHSNPARGKDDNYYQVEVRELVEFDAHLPPLVKRNHAPNSHVFSLFRQESQVISSKVQQTGFLDGGKNQIVTPNDLAMAALGFAPPARPPRGIALMPSRRTVLEVRPLRALRPMLSPSNDFCALNLYQLALMSTLSYSDFGQQPISHPVETDSVSFPLQPSIGNWFGDALPKFDELWQVDAAQAGGKAYYPLYEEVPYSKRLEVVPFDPELYSEVNSPSLGKKQENPASIHCFDDSAADDGTDTQAFITHHDTLMLISIRGTAGGADALRDMDATQVPFKQGVGKVHNGFYGAAKVAFDFAIRYLEKFYSGQKLVITGHSLGGAIALIVSEMLRRDKRYAADIVLYTYGAPRAGDKVFVEGAKPLMHHRIVNHNDPVPSVPSTWMNTSTQWEYIAQGVVTVLNPAVGVSWFVLGMINILGEPYTHHGTLRHFMPVYFNTGVKSSILWKPGCSTINDHGCAVALKATDGLPERGTFLRQVFDNADHKMVVSYIPNCWASLRRWQEALDSNCSLVTGDEFNQVDEALKNAKRQLLTLESRLTASSDRYKDTKAAEKAALQQEYDNIETTRTRLGTLRGDRISEADVYGLFAGLPELIEDDLPRWKAHAENRRQEQLAMAPPAADDDDRAIAVITGGHTVGAPYLLDIDSMA; the protein is encoded by the coding sequence ATGAGCCTTGCTCCCCTGAAAGACAGTGACAAGCCGTCCTTTGACGGTCGTATCCATACCTGCCCACTGCGCGGGCACTCGACCAGTTTTCAATTGGTGGATGAATTGGGGGACGGCAAGCCCTATGCAGGCTTGGCGTATGTGGTCACCGACTACGAAGACGTTGTCTACACCGGCAAGCTGGACGCCACCGGCTCCGGCAAGGTGGACAATCATTATTGTGGCCCGGTAGTGTTGAAACTAAATCAGCCTTACGAAGGGCAAGACAAGACATATGTGCGTTTAAAAGAACGAAAGCATTACCCCCTGCCAATCACCGAACTGCAAGTACGGGCCGAGAGAACTCGCTTTCGACATAAATCAGGAGTACGGACCCACTCCAATCCAGCCAGGGGCAAAGACGACAACTACTATCAGGTTGAGGTACGTGAGCTGGTGGAGTTCGACGCGCACTTGCCGCCGCTGGTTAAAAGAAACCACGCCCCAAATTCCCATGTTTTCTCGTTGTTTCGGCAAGAGTCCCAGGTAATAAGCTCCAAGGTCCAGCAGACCGGTTTTCTGGATGGCGGGAAGAACCAAATCGTCACGCCAAACGACTTGGCCATGGCGGCGTTGGGGTTTGCACCGCCTGCACGCCCACCACGGGGCATTGCCCTGATGCCGAGCCGACGCACCGTGCTGGAGGTGCGTCCGCTGCGCGCCTTGCGCCCAATGCTCTCACCGAGCAATGATTTCTGCGCGCTCAACCTCTACCAACTGGCGCTGATGTCGACCCTGAGTTACAGCGACTTTGGCCAGCAACCCATCTCACACCCGGTAGAAACCGACAGCGTGAGCTTTCCCTTGCAGCCGAGCATTGGTAATTGGTTTGGTGACGCTCTGCCAAAATTTGACGAGCTTTGGCAGGTGGATGCGGCGCAGGCCGGGGGGAAAGCCTATTACCCCTTGTATGAGGAGGTGCCGTACTCCAAACGCCTGGAAGTGGTGCCCTTCGACCCAGAACTGTACTCGGAAGTGAATAGCCCAAGCCTGGGTAAAAAACAGGAAAACCCGGCCAGTATTCACTGTTTTGATGACAGCGCAGCTGACGATGGCACCGATACCCAAGCCTTCATTACCCACCACGATACGCTGATGTTGATCTCGATCCGGGGCACCGCCGGTGGGGCGGATGCCCTGCGCGACATGGATGCGACCCAAGTGCCCTTCAAACAAGGGGTTGGCAAAGTGCATAACGGATTTTATGGTGCGGCCAAGGTGGCCTTTGATTTTGCAATCCGTTACCTAGAAAAATTTTACAGCGGACAAAAACTGGTCATCACCGGGCACAGTCTGGGCGGCGCGATAGCCCTGATAGTGTCTGAAATGCTACGACGTGATAAACGGTATGCAGCAGACATTGTGCTTTACACCTACGGTGCCCCACGAGCAGGTGACAAAGTATTCGTCGAGGGGGCTAAGCCCCTGATGCACCACCGCATAGTCAACCACAACGACCCGGTGCCAAGCGTCCCATCGACATGGATGAATACATCCACCCAGTGGGAGTACATCGCACAGGGTGTCGTTACGGTACTGAACCCGGCTGTTGGGGTGTCATGGTTTGTGTTGGGCATGATAAACATCCTCGGCGAGCCCTACACTCACCACGGTACGCTACGACACTTTATGCCGGTCTACTTTAATACAGGTGTGAAGTCCTCGATCCTCTGGAAGCCAGGTTGCAGCACCATCAACGACCACGGCTGTGCCGTAGCGCTGAAGGCAACTGACGGCCTGCCGGAGCGCGGCACATTCTTGCGACAAGTATTTGATAATGCCGACCACAAAATGGTCGTCAGCTACATTCCAAACTGCTGGGCCAGCCTACGCCGCTGGCAGGAAGCTCTGGATTCTAATTGTTCGCTGGTTACTGGTGATGAGTTTAATCAGGTAGATGAGGCATTAAAGAATGCCAAGCGGCAATTGCTCACCTTAGAGAGCCGCCTGACTGCAAGCTCTGACAGATATAAAGATACGAAAGCAGCGGAAAAGGCCGCTCTCCAACAAGAATACGACAACATAGAAACCACGCGGACGCGACTGGGCACATTACGGGGTGACCGTATCAGTGAGGCTGATGTGTATGGTTTGTTCGCAGGATTGCCCGAACTGATTGAGGACGATTTGCCTCGTTGGAAAGCTCACGCGGAGAACAGAAGGCAGGAACAGCTGGCAATGGCCCCGCCAGCAGCCGACGATGATGATCGGGCGATAGCAGTAATTACGGGAGGGCACACTGTGGGAGCCCCATATCTGTTGGATATCGATTCGATGGCCTAG
- a CDS encoding DUF4123 domain-containing protein — MSTLEQWLHDQSATGRRFYLVLDSLGQLDDRNALVSELGAQRYRNLYIGTPAEPLAKNGPYLFELDSFDLPTLRSLIASPERNWGWLASAENADLDVLSTHWRERLVTGERPHQAVYRFHDNRVFARALAYLQPEQVPEYLGSMASVCYWQVEQWTITDNPAPGQYPSPAAPAWCHTPTPEATFKSIQFDNTRRYLVREHTDKLLDLAQQQGIDTWLRGQLDLAHTWGWQEPDSIHFLLTQSLLAPDYAPPKTWLPQPNETPAMHFDRVYQETLYWQGDAPV; from the coding sequence ATGAGCACGTTGGAGCAGTGGCTACACGACCAGTCCGCGACAGGGCGGCGCTTTTATCTGGTGCTGGACTCTCTCGGGCAGCTAGATGATCGCAATGCGTTGGTCAGCGAGTTGGGGGCTCAGCGCTACCGTAACCTGTACATCGGTACACCCGCTGAGCCGTTGGCGAAAAATGGGCCGTACCTGTTTGAACTCGATTCGTTTGATCTCCCGACGCTCCGGAGCTTGATAGCTTCGCCAGAGCGCAACTGGGGTTGGCTGGCTAGCGCAGAAAACGCCGACCTTGATGTGTTGAGCACCCATTGGCGCGAACGCCTAGTGACGGGCGAACGCCCCCATCAAGCCGTCTATCGTTTCCACGATAACCGCGTGTTCGCACGTGCGCTGGCCTACCTGCAACCTGAGCAGGTTCCGGAGTATCTCGGATCAATGGCCAGCGTATGTTATTGGCAGGTTGAGCAATGGACGATCACTGACAATCCCGCGCCCGGTCAGTACCCGTCGCCAGCAGCCCCCGCCTGGTGCCATACCCCTACGCCAGAAGCCACATTCAAGAGCATACAGTTCGACAATACGCGCCGTTACCTGGTCCGCGAACACACCGATAAGTTGCTCGATCTGGCCCAACAGCAAGGCATTGATACCTGGCTACGCGGCCAGCTCGACCTAGCGCACACCTGGGGCTGGCAGGAACCCGACAGCATTCATTTTTTGCTGACACAAAGTTTGCTCGCGCCGGACTACGCCCCACCAAAAACCTGGCTACCCCAGCCAAACGAAACCCCGGCGATGCACTTTGACCGGGTTTATCAGGAAACACTGTATTGGCAGGGAGATGCCCCCGTATGA
- the tssI gene encoding type VI secretion system Vgr family protein codes for MFAPANTAQFDLLIPTVRHDFKVLAFRGAEVISSLYAIHIELVSERPDIDLESLLSQPAFLRFGLDGEGLHGRIEDVWVGDAGPRLTRYHLTLVPALHYLQFSHQQRIFQQLTVPQIIAQVLKGHGILADAYTFHVSSSPAREYCTQYGESDFQFVQRLCSEEGIAWHHQHNPDGHYLAFTDDQTFFPTLGTTPYQQGSGQVADHPVVRRFSQRFSTRTSQVTRRDYDFTRPSLLLESQFSAEFSPVLEDYRSPLLIDNERRGRQLARQALERHRADYQLAEGKSDQPNLRSGHFFTLSEHPRPSCNALWLLLNVEHEGKQPQVLEEAITSEVKPEDGFTQGYRNSFSAIPWDVFYRPPLVTRPAVLVSQTARVTGPAGEEIFCDEYGRVKVEFHWDRAELGSDKSSCWLRVSSSWAGENFGAVTIPRIGMEVVVTYLEGNPDHPLITGCVPNTLRPVPYPLPANKTKTVLRSHSSPSSGGFNELMIEDRAGQEKIYLRAERDFEQLIRNNSTSEIDNDRAEQVGRNSTSLIKGDETHTTDGQRNTVIGGNELISITGNSSTTADGTLVIQAGPQVHVTASNVVLDAGMSLTLQAGGQHIVISAGGIFSSVPIVLGGAPVPGMAPLQATEALASELPAIILSPLSLVLEAQQKATDYCPLCEACRDGLCSIGDNA; via the coding sequence ATGTTCGCCCCGGCCAATACCGCGCAGTTCGATCTGCTGATTCCTACGGTGCGCCATGACTTTAAAGTGCTGGCCTTTCGTGGCGCGGAAGTCATCAGCAGTCTTTATGCGATCCACATTGAGCTGGTCAGCGAGCGCCCCGATATCGATCTGGAGAGTCTGCTCAGTCAGCCGGCGTTTCTGCGTTTTGGTCTCGATGGCGAAGGCCTGCATGGGCGTATCGAAGACGTGTGGGTGGGCGATGCCGGTCCACGCTTGACCCGTTACCACCTGACCCTGGTCCCGGCCCTGCATTACTTGCAGTTCAGTCACCAGCAACGGATTTTCCAGCAACTGACCGTTCCCCAAATCATCGCTCAGGTCCTCAAAGGCCACGGCATCCTGGCCGATGCCTATACCTTTCATGTCAGCAGCAGCCCCGCGCGCGAGTACTGCACCCAATACGGGGAAAGCGATTTCCAGTTCGTCCAGCGGCTGTGCAGTGAGGAGGGTATCGCCTGGCACCATCAGCACAACCCAGACGGGCATTATCTGGCCTTCACCGACGATCAGACCTTTTTCCCCACCCTCGGGACCACGCCGTACCAGCAGGGCAGTGGTCAGGTGGCCGATCATCCGGTGGTCCGGCGTTTCAGTCAGCGTTTCAGTACGCGTACCAGCCAGGTCACCCGCCGCGATTACGACTTCACTCGACCCAGCCTGTTGCTGGAGAGTCAGTTCAGCGCCGAGTTCAGTCCTGTGCTGGAGGATTACCGTTCGCCGCTGCTGATCGACAATGAGCGGCGCGGTCGGCAGCTGGCCCGGCAGGCCCTGGAGCGGCACCGTGCCGACTACCAACTGGCCGAGGGCAAAAGTGATCAGCCGAACCTGCGCAGCGGGCATTTTTTCACGCTGAGCGAGCACCCGCGTCCGTCGTGTAACGCCCTGTGGTTATTGCTGAATGTGGAGCACGAAGGCAAGCAGCCGCAGGTGCTGGAGGAGGCGATCACCAGCGAGGTAAAACCTGAAGACGGCTTTACCCAAGGGTACCGCAATAGTTTCAGCGCCATTCCTTGGGACGTGTTTTACCGTCCACCGTTGGTCACGCGCCCGGCAGTACTCGTTAGTCAAACGGCGCGTGTGACGGGGCCAGCAGGAGAAGAAATCTTTTGCGATGAGTACGGGCGGGTGAAGGTCGAGTTTCACTGGGATCGCGCCGAACTGGGCAGCGACAAGAGCAGTTGCTGGCTACGAGTATCCTCCAGTTGGGCCGGAGAAAACTTTGGTGCGGTGACCATTCCGCGCATCGGTATGGAAGTGGTGGTGACCTACCTGGAAGGTAATCCCGACCATCCGTTAATTACCGGCTGTGTGCCCAACACATTGAGGCCGGTGCCGTACCCGTTGCCGGCGAACAAGACCAAAACCGTGTTGCGCAGCCACAGCTCGCCCAGTTCAGGTGGTTTTAACGAGCTGATGATCGAGGACCGCGCCGGTCAGGAAAAAATCTACCTGCGCGCCGAGCGTGACTTCGAACAACTGATCCGCAACAACAGCACCAGCGAGATCGACAACGACCGCGCTGAGCAGGTCGGGCGCAACAGCACCAGCCTGATCAAGGGCGATGAAACCCACACCACCGACGGTCAACGTAACACCGTGATTGGTGGAAACGAGCTGATCTCCATCACTGGCAACAGCAGTACCACGGCGGATGGGACGTTGGTGATTCAGGCCGGGCCTCAGGTGCATGTCACCGCCAGCAATGTGGTGCTCGATGCGGGCATGAGCCTGACATTGCAGGCCGGTGGTCAGCACATCGTGATCAGTGCCGGGGGCATCTTCAGCAGTGTACCCATTGTGTTGGGTGGTGCGCCCGTGCCCGGTATGGCGCCACTACAAGCAACAGAGGCGCTGGCTAGTGAGCTGCCCGCCATCATCCTGAGTCCGCTATCCCTCGTTTTAGAGGCTCAGCAAAAAGCGACTGACTACTGCCCGCTCTGCGAGGCTTGTCGCGATGGCCTGTGCAGTATTGGAGATAACGCATGA
- a CDS encoding Hcp family type VI secretion system effector — protein MATPAYMSITGTKQGLITAGAFTADSVGNTYQEGHEDQVMVQGFSHEVIIPRDPQSGQPTGQRVHKPVVITKVFDKASPLLLAALTSGERLSEITIQWYRTSAAGTQEHYYTTKLEDAIIVDIKDYMHNCQDPANAHFTHLEDVHFTYRKITWTHEVCGTSGSDDWRTPVAG, from the coding sequence ATGGCTACACCTGCCTACATGTCCATCACCGGCACCAAACAAGGCTTGATTACTGCTGGCGCCTTTACCGCCGATTCGGTGGGCAACACCTACCAGGAAGGTCACGAAGACCAGGTGATGGTCCAGGGTTTCAGCCACGAAGTGATCATCCCGCGTGACCCGCAGTCCGGCCAGCCGACCGGTCAACGCGTGCACAAACCAGTGGTCATCACCAAGGTCTTCGACAAAGCCTCGCCGCTTCTGCTGGCTGCCCTGACTTCCGGCGAGCGTTTGAGCGAAATCACTATTCAGTGGTACCGCACTTCGGCTGCTGGCACCCAAGAGCACTACTACACCACCAAACTTGAAGACGCGATCATCGTCGACATCAAGGACTACATGCACAACTGCCAGGACCCGGCAAACGCCCACTTCACCCATCTGGAAGACGTGCACTTCACCTACCGCAAGATCACTTGGACCCACGAAGTCTGCGGCACTTCCGGTTCCGATGACTGGCGCACCCCGGTCGCCGGCTAA
- a CDS encoding IS3 family transposase (programmed frameshift) — protein sequence MTYYSPERKAALLKMLLPPLSLTVAEVCRREGVSDVSMYLWRKLANQGSKVPDDLLLSDKWSAEARFAAVLETASLTQLELGEYCRRNGLYPEQLNAWRQACISGQEAVQAQKMADHEQTRKDKKRILELERELRRKDAALAETAALLVLRKKPQRLLGDRRRGQLTSLPERQLLVGWLIEAIVAGARKIRACQEVGLSLRTLQRWTQPPELQADARSTTVRPKPRNALSEIERHAIVALCNSPTYAHLPPSQIVPRLADEARYLASEATFYRVLRAAGQQHHRGRSRRPQRVVMPTTHAAREPNQVWSWDITYLPAPIRSKYYYLYLILDIHSRKAVGWEVYEEESGEKAAALLQRSVISEKCLRKPLVLHSDNGAPMKSLTLLSKMYELGITPSRGRPRVRSLFRTLKYCPQWPLEGFASLDVARGWVRDFMRWYNNEHRHSRIRFVTPSERHLGQDHQILTRRRELYEQARQKTPERWSGQTRNWEPIGTVLLNPDREQQAVRKAA from the exons GTGACGTACTATTCACCCGAACGTAAAGCCGCATTGCTGAAGATGTTGCTTCCCCCGCTGAGCCTGACCGTGGCTGAGGTTTGTCGCCGGGAAGGAGTCAGTGATGTATCGATGTACCTCTGGCGCAAGTTGGCCAACCAAGGAAGTAAAGTGCCAGACGACCTACTGCTTTCTGATAAATGGTCTGCTGAAGCCCGGTTTGCTGCCGTCCTTGAAACGGCTAGTCTGACGCAGCTTGAGTTGGGCGAATATTGCCGTCGAAACGGCCTGTACCCTGAACAGCTTAATGCCTGGCGTCAGGCCTGCATCAGCGGTCAAGAAGCGGTGCAGGCGCAAAAGATGGCTGATCATGAACAGACGCGCAAAGACAAGAAACGCATCCTGGAACTGGAGCGTGAACTGCGCCGTAAAGATGCTGCCTTGGCCGAAACCGCAGCGTTGTTAGTGCTGCGAAAAAAGC CTCAACGATTACTGGGGGACCGACGACGAGGACAACTGACTTCTTTGCCGGAACGGCAGTTATTGGTCGGTTGGTTGATCGAAGCGATCGTAGCGGGAGCGCGAAAAATACGGGCCTGCCAAGAAGTCGGACTATCGCTCAGAACCTTGCAGCGCTGGACCCAACCGCCGGAGCTGCAAGCCGATGCGCGCAGCACCACCGTGCGGCCAAAACCGCGTAATGCTCTGAGCGAAATCGAGCGACACGCCATCGTGGCGCTGTGCAACAGCCCGACGTACGCGCATTTGCCTCCGAGCCAGATCGTTCCACGTTTGGCAGACGAGGCGCGGTATCTGGCGTCGGAAGCGACGTTTTATCGCGTCTTGCGAGCAGCCGGCCAACAGCACCATAGAGGCCGCAGTCGACGACCTCAGCGGGTTGTAATGCCAACAACACATGCGGCTCGGGAGCCCAACCAGGTGTGGTCGTGGGACATCACCTACCTTCCGGCGCCCATACGCAGCAAGTATTACTACCTGTATTTGATCTTGGATATTCACAGCCGCAAGGCAGTGGGTTGGGAAGTTTATGAAGAAGAGAGCGGAGAGAAAGCAGCTGCTCTGCTGCAACGCAGCGTGATCAGCGAGAAGTGCCTGCGTAAGCCGTTGGTGTTGCACTCTGATAACGGAGCACCGATGAAATCGCTGACGCTGTTAAGCAAGATGTACGAGCTGGGCATCACACCATCTCGTGGCCGACCGCGTGTGAGGTCACTGTTTAGAACGCTCAAGTATTGCCCGCAATGGCCCCTTGAAGGCTTCGCCAGCTTGGACGTAGCGCGGGGTTGGGTGAGGGATTTTATGCGCTGGTATAACAACGAACACAGGCACAGCCGGATCCGCTTCGTCACACCGTCAGAGCGCCATCTCGGGCAAGATCATCAGATCCTGACACGACGACGCGAGCTGTATGAGCAGGCACGTCAGAAAACTCCTGAGCGGTGGTCTGGACAAACACGCAACTGGGAGCCGATAGGAACGGTGCTGCTGAACCCGGATCGGGAACAGCAGGCCGTTAGAAAAGCGGCATAG
- a CDS encoding helix-turn-helix domain-containing protein, whose product MWVYPEVEAERLGVGNEAVSPIERGIVMPGIERLVELASIFGSCWQRLARVLRVSRGVSTICFAPWKRRTESC is encoded by the coding sequence ATGTGGGTTTACCCAGAGGTGGAAGCCGAGCGTCTGGGCGTTGGCAACGAAGCGGTATCCCCTATCGAACGTGGGATCGTAATGCCCGGTATTGAGCGGCTGGTTGAGTTGGCATCGATCTTTGGTAGTTGCTGGCAGAGGCTAGCTCGCGTCCTGCGGGTCAGTCGCGGCGTATCTACGATTTGCTTTGCGCCTTGGAAGCGGCGGACCGAGAGTTGCTGA